Genomic DNA from Candidatus Rokuibacteriota bacterium:
CGATAGCCTCGCGGCCCAGCTTACAGCTCGTCGTCAGTTTCTCCCGCTGGATCCTCTGGTCGGGGCACCCCGCACCGTCGGCGGCGTGCTGGCCGTCAACGACTTCGGTCCGCTCCGCTTCCGCTACGGGACTGCCCGCGACCTGCTCCTCGGTGTCCGGTTCGCCCAGGCCGATGGCACGCTCACCTGGGGTGGCGCGCGGGTAGTCAAGAGTGTCACGGGGTATGACATTCCGAAGCTGCTCGTCGGATCGCTCGGGAGCCTGGGGATCCTGATCGAGCTGGCGCTTCGCCTGCATTCCATGCCCGAGGCTGAGGGGCACTGGCTGGTGTGCTTCGCTTCGGCGGAGAAGGCCGGCGACTTCCTCGCGTTGATCCTGGATTCCGCTCTCGAGCCGTCGCGCCTCGAGCTTGTCAACGGCGCCGCGCTCGACGCCCTCGGGATCGAGCCGTTCCCTGCCGCGGTGGGCGTGAGTGTCGGGAGCGTCGCCGAGGCCGTCAGGAGCCAGGGGGAGGCGCTCGCCGATCTGGCCCGTCGCTGCGGCGCTGAGCGCCACGCCCCGATTGGCCCCGATCTCTGGCAAGGGCTGGGTCGGGCGCTCACGGCGGAAGGCGATGTTCTCCTCAAGGTCTCGACGCTCCCGGCGTTGACCGCCGATCGGCTCGGGATGATCGCCGGGCTGGCCGGTTCGCTCGGGCTCAGGGCGCGCGTTGCGGCTGAAGCCGGGAGCGGCGTGCTCCACGCAAGTCTCACCGCTAGTTTCCCCGCGGAGGCATGGGAGCGCGACGTCATCGGCTCCCTCAGGGAGCGGGTGGCTCCCGAGGGCGGGAGCGTCGTGGCCGAGCGCGCGCCGGCGGGCGTGAAGGCGCGCCTCGATGTCTGGGGTCCGGTCGAGCCTGCGGTCCTCACGATCATGAAGCGCCTGAAGGCCGAGTTCGATCCTCGGGGCATCCTCAACCCCGGGCGCTTCGTCGACAGGATCTAGCCCCGTGAAGCTCGGTTCCTTCGATCTCCAGGACCCTCCGGACCTGGACGGAATCCGTGCCTGCGTCCACTGCGGGATCTGCCTCCCGCAGTGCCCGACCTACCGCGTTCTCGGGGAGGAGATGGACTCGCCGCGGGGCCGGGTTTACCTCATGCGGGCCGCGACCGAAGGCCGAGTCGGGATCACGGAGACGCTCACCCGCCACCTGGATCTCTGCCTGGGTTG
This window encodes:
- a CDS encoding FAD-binding oxidoreductase; translation: MAVSATALTDGLIGILGSEGLLTDPATLERCAVDGLCPRWVARPATAEDLSRLLHLASDEDLAVIPRGNGGRMALGNVPTRVDLMVELSRLSQVLAYEPDDLTVTVQAGISLDSLAAQLTARRQFLPLDPLVGAPRTVGGVLAVNDFGPLRFRYGTARDLLLGVRFAQADGTLTWGGARVVKSVTGYDIPKLLVGSLGSLGILIELALRLHSMPEAEGHWLVCFASAEKAGDFLALILDSALEPSRLELVNGAALDALGIEPFPAAVGVSVGSVAEAVRSQGEALADLARRCGAERHAPIGPDLWQGLGRALTAEGDVLLKVSTLPALTADRLGMIAGLAGSLGLRARVAAEAGSGVLHASLTASFPAEAWERDVIGSLRERVAPEGGSVVAERAPAGVKARLDVWGPVEPAVLTIMKRLKAEFDPRGILNPGRFVDRI